A stretch of the Planctomycetota bacterium genome encodes the following:
- a CDS encoding (2Fe-2S) ferredoxin domain-containing protein, protein MESPVRPPYERILFVCCNERGPGEDACGNRGSLELQKKLKEYAKSRNLQGRVRVSRAMCLGLCAVGPNVCVMPENVWYRRVTEADLPEIQRRWIDPLADGGPPSAPRGS, encoded by the coding sequence ATGGAATCGCCGGTCCGGCCGCCGTACGAGCGGATTCTCTTCGTCTGCTGCAACGAGCGGGGCCCGGGCGAAGACGCCTGCGGCAACCGCGGGTCCCTGGAGCTGCAGAAGAAGCTCAAGGAGTACGCCAAGTCCCGGAACCTCCAGGGCCGCGTGCGCGTCTCCCGGGCGATGTGCCTGGGACTGTGCGCCGTGGGGCCCAACGTGTGCGTCATGCCGGAAAACGTCTGGTACCGCCGCGTGACGGAGGCGGACCTTCCGGAAATTCAGCGCCGCTGGATCGATCCCCTGGCGGACGGAGGTCCGCCGTCAGCGCCCCGGGGGTCCTAG